A portion of the Clostridium gelidum genome contains these proteins:
- a CDS encoding ABC transporter permease: MGVLINILEQGLLFSIVAIAVYITYKILDFPDMSVDGTFPMGAAISAALLVQGVNPWVSIIAAAIGGAIAGAITGILHVKFKIDNLMAGILVMIGLYSINLRIMGKANVPLFNVPNVFKLGIPTMVIIIVFLAVVKILFDLYFKTKSGFLLRAVGDNEQVVSSIGVNKDLVKILGLVISNSLVGMAGALTAQYQGFSDVGMGTGTVVMALAAVIIGSSLFERVSFIKATTLSIFGAIIYKGAIALVLKYGGVIGLTANDIKLMTAVIVVVALCSSNGIFKFKKKKLVEGGTQGNVNRKTTIQSI, from the coding sequence GTGGGTGTTTTAATTAACATTTTAGAACAAGGACTACTATTCTCAATTGTTGCAATTGCCGTATATATAACTTACAAGATATTAGATTTCCCAGACATGTCAGTTGATGGTACTTTTCCTATGGGAGCTGCTATTTCAGCAGCTCTTTTAGTACAAGGTGTTAATCCATGGGTTAGTATTATTGCAGCAGCTATTGGAGGCGCAATAGCTGGCGCAATAACAGGGATTTTACATGTTAAGTTTAAAATTGATAATTTAATGGCTGGAATACTTGTTATGATAGGATTATATTCAATAAACTTAAGAATAATGGGAAAAGCAAATGTTCCTTTATTCAATGTACCAAATGTATTTAAACTTGGAATACCAACTATGGTTATTATTATAGTATTCCTTGCTGTAGTGAAAATATTATTTGATTTATATTTTAAAACTAAATCGGGGTTTTTACTTAGAGCAGTAGGTGATAATGAACAAGTAGTATCTTCAATTGGAGTCAATAAGGATTTAGTTAAAATATTAGGTCTTGTAATAAGTAATTCACTAGTGGGAATGGCAGGAGCATTGACAGCTCAATACCAAGGGTTTAGTGATGTTGGAATGGGAACGGGTACTGTAGTAATGGCACTTGCAGCAGTAATTATTGGAAGTTCATTATTCGAGAGAGTATCTTTTATAAAAGCAACTACATTATCAATATTTGGTGCAATTATTTATAAAGGTGCAATTGCTCTTGTATTAAAATATGGTGGAGTAATAGGATTAACTGCTAATGATATAAAGTTAATGACAGCAGTAATTGTAGTTGTAGCACTATGTTCTAGTAATGGAATTTTCAAGTTCAAGAAGAAAAAACTTGTGGAAGGTGGTACGCAAGGTAATGTTAATCGTAAAACAACTATCCAAAGTATTTAA
- a CDS encoding response regulator transcription factor — MNCINFSNVKVLLIDDEKDITDLIEDVLIKDGLKNILKAHCGLDGIKICREEKPNIVILDIMLPDIDGIEVCKKIREFSYCPILFLSSKNDDIDKILGFSTGGDDYITKPFSPREIVFRIKAQLRRQMYDGIKEETVQNNNINIGNISIDIEHSQVYKQGAEVNLTAKEYKILLYLAENPNNIVSKERLCDIIWGEEYIGYDNTITVHVRHLREKLEEDPSKPKLIVTVIGLGYKIVKRDE; from the coding sequence ATGAATTGTATAAATTTTTCAAATGTAAAAGTGTTACTAATAGATGATGAAAAAGATATAACTGACTTAATAGAGGATGTTCTAATAAAAGATGGTTTGAAAAATATATTAAAAGCGCATTGTGGTTTAGATGGAATAAAAATATGTAGGGAAGAAAAACCTAATATAGTTATCTTAGATATAATGCTTCCAGATATTGATGGTATTGAAGTATGCAAAAAAATAAGAGAATTTTCTTATTGTCCAATTTTATTTTTATCTTCAAAAAATGATGATATTGATAAAATTCTTGGGTTTAGTACAGGCGGAGATGATTATATAACTAAACCATTTAGTCCAAGAGAAATAGTTTTTCGAATAAAGGCTCAACTTAGAAGACAAATGTATGATGGAATAAAGGAAGAAACAGTTCAAAATAATAATATAAACATTGGTAATATTTCTATTGATATAGAACATTCTCAGGTATATAAACAAGGTGCAGAAGTTAATCTTACAGCAAAGGAGTATAAAATTCTTTTATATTTAGCAGAGAATCCTAATAATATAGTAAGTAAGGAAAGGCTATGCGATATTATATGGGGAGAAGAATATATTGGATATGATAATACAATTACAGTCCATGTGAGACATTTAAGAGAAAAGTTAGAGGAAGACCCTTCTAAACCTAAGTTAATTGTTACTGTAATCGGACTTGGCTATAAAATTGTGAAAAGAGATGAGTAG
- a CDS encoding HutP family protein: MESNSTKIAKIATKMAICNRNEEDELKRFYNEQGIKVTAANMGGNINSSISKILESALVAAKRNGLIREEHLHEGAVIGATRDAIIQISTRANGLNVGGKIGIARGGEHISVCIFLSIGLLHLDEVVIGIGHRSLPV, from the coding sequence ATGGAAAGCAATAGTACGAAAATTGCTAAAATTGCGACCAAGATGGCTATATGCAATAGAAATGAAGAAGATGAGTTGAAAAGATTTTATAATGAACAAGGAATCAAGGTTACAGCTGCAAATATGGGTGGGAATATTAATTCATCTATATCAAAAATACTTGAAAGCGCTCTGGTAGCAGCAAAAAGAAATGGATTAATTAGAGAAGAACATTTACATGAAGGAGCTGTTATAGGAGCAACTAGAGATGCAATAATTCAAATTTCGACTCGTGCTAATGGATTAAATGTTGGTGGTAAGATAGGAATAGCAAGAGGCGGAGAACATATATCTGTTTGTATATTTTTAAGCATTGGATTATTACATTTGGATGAAGTAGTTATTGGAATAGGCCATAGATCATTACCAGTATAA
- a CDS encoding FtsX-like permease family protein has translation MTLFNLALNNVRHNFKNYVSYFISTLSSVCILMIFYSIYYNREIQSFSAEKAKVIILFKVAAFIVIIFSALFIGYANSFFIKNKKKEVALYSLLGMKKKEIGRLMFFENIFLGVLALIIGVPLGTFASSFFLKLLTVCMKSDTAIKYTFDIRSIVITILAFMVIFLLNSIKAYGIIYKYKLMELMNATKEGEKRPKFSKLLALVSLIMVVSGYFIALKVQLSGVIQILYYAIAIMVLVIAGTYILFNNLIIYMFKIFKNNKKMYYKGENLIGISQIIYRIKGNSNLLATIAVISAVAITALCFTFSFYMFLDKVVPNGCPFSIMYQGGNEDLDKSVEEIINNHKENKVTYKTDIVMINGNGFTQQYKGPFGKNLKAPFNVFVISESEYQDIVNNSGFNTGTDIVERPTDIKINKENQCYFIELSNLASGRGRLTGDELNTTIGEKSYKLDISDSDVTGVLGVKFQKTTIVVSDNFFKELLDTNRNNLTIIRAYNLENPLKSENIVSDISEIIPKDRNFDSYYGLYTWSYTNYGSYVFIGMFLGILFVVSTGSILYYKQLTEAYEDKNRYEILSKIGLSRKEILRIIVKQLGLIFGMPMLFAIMHSTVALGVYIKYCANGGSSSKYIIECIGGMMGIYVVIYLCYYLLSIKSYMKVITDK, from the coding sequence ATGACATTGTTTAATCTTGCACTAAATAATGTAAGGCATAATTTTAAAAATTATGTTTCATATTTTATTAGTACGTTATCATCAGTTTGTATTCTTATGATATTTTATTCTATATACTATAATCGTGAAATACAATCTTTTAGTGCAGAAAAAGCTAAGGTTATAATTCTTTTTAAAGTAGCAGCTTTTATAGTTATAATATTCTCAGCTCTTTTTATAGGTTATGCAAATAGCTTTTTTATAAAAAATAAAAAGAAGGAAGTTGCATTATATTCACTTCTTGGTATGAAAAAGAAGGAAATAGGTAGGCTGATGTTCTTCGAAAATATTTTTCTTGGAGTTTTAGCGTTAATTATTGGTGTACCTTTAGGAACGTTTGCATCAAGTTTTTTTTTGAAATTACTTACTGTATGTATGAAATCAGATACTGCAATTAAGTATACTTTTGATATTAGATCCATAGTAATAACAATTTTGGCTTTCATGGTCATATTTTTACTAAACTCTATAAAAGCATATGGCATAATATATAAATATAAGCTTATGGAGCTTATGAATGCTACTAAGGAAGGGGAAAAGAGACCGAAGTTTTCAAAATTACTAGCATTAGTATCATTAATTATGGTTGTAAGTGGATATTTTATTGCACTAAAAGTACAATTGTCTGGAGTAATCCAAATTTTGTATTATGCTATTGCCATAATGGTGCTAGTTATTGCAGGAACTTATATTTTGTTCAACAACTTAATAATTTATATGTTTAAAATATTTAAGAACAATAAAAAAATGTATTATAAGGGAGAAAATCTTATAGGCATATCTCAAATTATATACAGAATTAAAGGGAATTCTAATCTTCTTGCAACTATAGCTGTTATCTCAGCTGTTGCTATTACAGCTCTGTGTTTCACATTTAGTTTTTATATGTTTCTTGATAAAGTTGTACCCAATGGATGTCCATTTTCAATAATGTATCAAGGTGGCAATGAGGATTTGGATAAAAGCGTTGAGGAAATTATTAATAATCATAAAGAAAATAAAGTAACATATAAAACAGATATTGTAATGATAAATGGAAATGGCTTTACACAACAATATAAAGGTCCATTTGGAAAAAATCTGAAGGCTCCTTTTAATGTGTTTGTAATATCAGAATCTGAATACCAGGATATTGTTAATAATTCAGGTTTTAATACTGGGACAGATATTGTAGAGAGGCCTACTGACATTAAAATTAATAAAGAAAACCAATGTTACTTTATTGAATTAAGTAACTTAGCTAGTGGGAGAGGAAGATTAACTGGAGATGAACTTAATACGACTATTGGGGAGAAATCCTATAAACTTGATATCTCAGACTCAGATGTTACAGGTGTTTTAGGAGTTAAGTTTCAAAAAACAACCATAGTTGTATCAGATAACTTTTTTAAGGAACTTTTAGATACTAACAGAAATAATTTAACTATTATAAGAGCATATAATCTTGAAAATCCATTAAAAAGTGAAAATATTGTTTCAGATATTAGCGAAATCATTCCAAAGGATAGGAATTTTGACTCTTACTATGGTTTGTATACATGGTCATATACTAACTATGGTAGCTATGTATTTATAGGTATGTTTTTAGGTATTCTTTTTGTTGTCTCTACTGGAAGCATATTGTATTATAAACAATTGACAGAAGCATACGAAGATAAGAATAGATATGAGATACTTTCCAAGATAGGCCTTAGCAGAAAAGAAATTTTAAGAATCATAGTAAAACAGTTGGGCCTAATTTTTGGAATGCCAATGTTGTTTGCAATTATGCATAGTACAGTTGCACTTGGAGTTTATATAAAATATTGTGCTAATGGTGGGTCAAGTTCAAAATATATAATAGAATGTATTGGGGGAATGATGGGAATATATGTAGTAATATATTTATGTTATTATTTGCTTTCCATTAAATCTTATATGAAAGTTATAACAGATAAGTAG
- a CDS encoding ABC transporter ATP-binding protein has translation MLIVKQLSKVFNPNTINENRVFDKLSLDVAQGDFISIIGSNGAGKSTLLNMISGTIEADSGSILLDGNEVINKPEYIRSKSIGRVFQNPSMGVAPNMTILENIALADNKCKTFGLGFGINKKRIGYYKEMVSELNLGLEDKIYNKVLLLSGGQRQALTLLMAVMSKPKLLLLDEHTAALDPKTSETIMDITRSIVKDSGITTLMVTHNLKHALENGNRLFMMHRGQILVDIKGEEKEKLDNNKLLGLFEKANGADALNDRTLFG, from the coding sequence ATGTTAATCGTAAAACAACTATCCAAAGTATTTAATCCAAATACTATAAATGAGAACAGAGTTTTTGATAAGTTATCATTAGATGTTGCTCAAGGTGATTTTATAAGTATTATTGGTTCAAATGGAGCAGGTAAATCAACTTTGCTAAATATGATATCTGGAACAATAGAAGCAGATTCTGGATCTATATTATTAGATGGAAATGAAGTAATTAATAAACCAGAGTATATTAGGTCAAAATCTATTGGAAGAGTATTTCAAAATCCATCAATGGGTGTTGCACCTAATATGACTATTTTGGAGAATATCGCTCTTGCAGATAATAAATGCAAAACTTTTGGTCTTGGATTTGGAATAAATAAAAAGAGAATAGGTTATTATAAAGAAATGGTAAGTGAACTTAATTTAGGTTTAGAAGATAAAATTTATAACAAAGTATTACTTTTATCTGGTGGACAAAGGCAAGCATTAACATTACTTATGGCAGTAATGTCAAAACCTAAACTATTATTACTAGATGAACATACTGCAGCCTTAGATCCTAAGACTTCAGAAACAATAATGGATATAACGAGAAGTATTGTTAAAGATAGCGGAATAACAACACTTATGGTTACACATAATCTTAAACATGCTCTTGAAAATGGTAATAGACTTTTTATGATGCATAGAGGTCAAATTTTAGTTGACATTAAGGGCGAAGAAAAAGAAAAATTAGATAATAATAAGCTTCTTGGACTTTTCGAAAAAGCAAATGGTGCAGATGCTTTGAATGATAGAACTTTATTTGGTTAA
- a CDS encoding ABC transporter substrate-binding protein yields MVGKRKLSMLLCTVLVGGVLAGCGNSATDSKGSETASTTAVKNIGVVQLVQHDALDASNKGFVDGLKEKGYEDGKNIKIEQQNAQGEQANAQTISKQFVDAKKDLIFAIATPAVQAAYNSTKEIPIIFTAVTDPVKAEVAKDWKSSGTNVTGTSDKVPVDKQIELLKKLVPNAKTVGVIYSTSETNSVIQVEELKAAATKQGLAVKEIGVTTVNEINQNLSSALGDIDVLYTPTDNTVASGYALVGKLCLEKNIPIIGAEEAIVTKGGLASIGIDYYKLGKEAGFKAAEVLAGKKPSEVEITTLSEMSFTINTDVAKKLNITIPKDIETNAKKVTGGVQ; encoded by the coding sequence ATGGTAGGAAAAAGAAAGTTATCGATGTTATTATGTACGGTTTTAGTAGGCGGAGTCCTTGCAGGATGCGGAAATAGTGCAACAGATTCTAAAGGCTCAGAAACAGCTTCAACAACAGCTGTGAAAAATATTGGAGTTGTACAATTAGTACAACATGATGCTTTAGATGCATCTAATAAAGGGTTTGTTGATGGTTTAAAAGAAAAAGGATATGAAGACGGAAAAAACATTAAAATTGAACAACAAAATGCTCAAGGTGAACAAGCAAATGCACAAACTATTAGTAAGCAATTCGTAGATGCAAAAAAAGATTTGATTTTTGCAATTGCAACACCAGCAGTTCAAGCAGCATATAATTCTACAAAGGAAATACCAATAATATTTACAGCTGTAACAGATCCAGTAAAAGCAGAAGTTGCAAAAGATTGGAAGAGTTCAGGTACTAATGTTACTGGTACATCAGATAAGGTTCCTGTGGATAAGCAAATAGAGTTATTAAAAAAATTAGTTCCTAATGCTAAAACAGTAGGAGTAATTTATAGTACTTCAGAAACAAATTCAGTAATTCAAGTTGAAGAACTTAAGGCTGCAGCAACAAAACAAGGACTTGCAGTAAAAGAAATTGGAGTTACTACTGTAAATGAAATAAATCAAAACTTATCAAGTGCTCTTGGAGACATTGATGTATTATATACACCAACAGATAATACAGTAGCTTCAGGATATGCATTAGTAGGTAAGCTTTGCTTAGAAAAAAATATTCCTATAATAGGTGCAGAAGAAGCTATTGTAACTAAAGGTGGTCTTGCATCTATAGGCATAGATTATTATAAATTAGGAAAAGAAGCAGGATTTAAGGCTGCTGAAGTATTAGCTGGAAAGAAACCTTCAGAGGTTGAAATAACTACATTAAGTGAAATGTCATTCACTATAAACACAGATGTTGCAAAGAAATTAAATATAACAATTCCAAAAGATATAGAAACAAATGCTAAGAAAGTAACAGGAGGCGTTCAGTAG
- a CDS encoding sensor histidine kinase, with translation MSVYFLKTNISKDNSEINWSSAPIQFTNDFSKEITFKDSKPELKDSGIEELKKNKLWIQIIDKNGEVSTSYDSPKEVSTHYSPIEMIELYKNAGDIKDCTVFVGCIESNGEEWTYVIGFPVKISKVIMYLNYNNLSNLKWVVLSLFAAIMFLILILGAVYGIWMNRLLSNIITSIKKLTSNSYVAIKKSGMYGDVYESLNLLHNKLEESELERRKNEISREEWISNISHDLKTPLSPIKGYAEMLSDSEYNVNSEEIKKYGGIILKNAVYVEALVEDLKLTYKLKNGMLILKKKDGNIVSLLKEIIINILNNPEYKNRNITFYFYKDKVNLSYDSILLQRALSNLINNAIIHNSPDTIIKVFIKEEDKIYIKIEDNGKGIGEKDLEKLFERYYRGANTDANVQGSGLGMAIAKQIIEVHDGTITVDSELNVGTSVDIEFEI, from the coding sequence ATGAGTGTTTATTTTTTAAAGACCAACATTAGCAAAGATAATAGTGAGATTAACTGGAGTAGCGCCCCTATACAATTTACAAATGATTTTTCTAAAGAGATTACTTTTAAGGATAGTAAGCCAGAACTTAAGGATTCAGGGATAGAAGAGCTAAAGAAAAATAAACTTTGGATTCAAATTATTGATAAAAATGGAGAAGTAAGTACAAGCTATGATAGTCCTAAAGAAGTATCAACTCATTATTCTCCAATAGAGATGATTGAGCTTTATAAAAATGCAGGTGATATTAAAGATTGTACTGTGTTCGTTGGATGCATTGAAAGTAATGGGGAAGAATGGACATATGTAATAGGATTTCCTGTAAAGATATCAAAAGTTATTATGTATTTGAATTATAATAATTTATCAAATTTAAAGTGGGTTGTATTAAGCCTGTTTGCCGCAATTATGTTTCTTATTCTTATTTTAGGTGCAGTTTATGGTATATGGATGAACCGTCTTTTGTCAAACATAATAACATCGATAAAGAAACTCACTTCAAATTCTTATGTGGCAATAAAGAAAAGTGGAATGTATGGGGATGTGTATGAAAGTCTTAATTTACTTCATAATAAGCTTGAGGAAAGCGAACTTGAGAGAAGAAAAAATGAAATATCAAGAGAGGAATGGATCTCAAATATTTCACATGATTTGAAAACTCCGTTGTCGCCAATAAAAGGTTATGCAGAGATGTTATCAGATTCAGAATATAATGTTAATTCAGAAGAGATAAAAAAATATGGTGGAATAATACTTAAAAATGCAGTATATGTAGAAGCTTTAGTAGAGGATTTAAAACTTACATATAAGTTGAAGAATGGTATGTTAATTTTAAAGAAAAAAGATGGAAATATAGTAAGTTTATTAAAAGAAATAATAATAAATATATTAAATAATCCAGAATACAAAAACAGAAATATTACATTTTACTTTTATAAGGATAAAGTAAATTTAAGCTATGATAGTATACTTCTTCAACGAGCTTTAAGTAATTTAATAAATAATGCAATAATTCATAATTCTCCAGATACAATAATAAAGGTTTTTATTAAAGAGGAAGACAAAATATATATAAAGATTGAGGATAATGGAAAGGGCATAGGAGAGAAAGATTTAGAAAAACTTTTTGAGAGATATTATAGAGGTGCAAATACTGATGCTAATGTTCAAGGATCTGGACTTGGTATGGCAATTGCAAAGCAAATAATAGAAGTTCATGATGGAACGATTACTGTGGACAGTGAACTAAATGTAGGTACAAGCGTAGATATAGAATTTGAAATATAA
- a CDS encoding ABC transporter ATP-binding protein, which yields MNVMEVRNIKKVYSSKFGGNESQALKDVTFSVEKGEFLGIMGPSGSGKSTLLNVISTIDTPSDGTVKIGGKSIINLDEDELSNFRRRKLGFIFQDYNLLDTLTLKENIILPLSLAKVSVTLIEEKVKKISTILGIEDILNKYPYEVSGGQKQRAAAARAIITEPELILADEPTGALDSKSSTELLGSLSDLNKQNEATIVMVTHDAFAASYCSRIIFIKDGLLDCEIERNGSRKEFFTEILKILSVVGGDSNDIV from the coding sequence ATGAATGTAATGGAAGTTAGAAATATTAAAAAAGTATATAGTTCAAAATTTGGTGGAAATGAATCGCAAGCATTAAAGGATGTGACCTTTTCTGTAGAGAAAGGTGAATTCTTAGGTATTATGGGACCTTCAGGTTCAGGAAAATCAACGTTATTAAATGTAATATCTACTATTGATACACCAAGTGATGGAACTGTAAAAATTGGAGGAAAAAGTATAATTAATCTTGATGAAGATGAATTATCAAATTTTAGGCGAAGAAAGCTTGGTTTTATTTTTCAAGATTACAATTTATTGGATACGCTTACTCTTAAGGAAAATATAATTCTTCCTTTATCGCTTGCAAAGGTAAGTGTTACGTTAATAGAAGAAAAGGTTAAGAAAATAAGTACTATACTTGGGATTGAGGATATACTTAACAAATATCCATATGAAGTTTCAGGGGGACAAAAACAAAGGGCAGCTGCAGCAAGAGCAATTATTACAGAACCAGAATTAATTTTAGCAGATGAACCAACAGGAGCATTGGATTCAAAATCTTCAACTGAGCTTTTAGGCAGTCTTTCTGATCTTAATAAACAAAATGAAGCAACAATAGTTATGGTTACTCATGATGCTTTTGCAGCAAGTTATTGTAGCAGAATTATTTTTATTAAAGATGGACTTTTAGATTGTGAAATTGAAAGAAATGGTAGTAGAAAAGAATTCTTTACTGAAATTCTTAAAATACTTTCAGTAGTTGGAGGTGATTCAAATGACATTGTTTAA
- a CDS encoding YveK family protein → MNEENIKIEDIFDSVIKRWKMILLITLATTLMVASISFFVIAPKYTANTKVFIGKENTKDQTYNSNDVQMYQKLLKTYAEMILTNDLVNKAIVTNNLNITSEAVIKSLTVTPRADTQILEIEYINTDKALAKDVVNTITNEFITSSKELIPNVNVKIIESVKMPEKPTSPNKKMNIGIAFLLGLMISVGLAFLLEFMDNTFKTKEQLQEILGIPVIGAIPDDLS, encoded by the coding sequence ATGAATGAAGAAAATATAAAAATTGAAGACATATTTGACAGTGTAATTAAAAGGTGGAAAATGATACTTTTAATAACGTTAGCTACAACTTTAATGGTTGCAAGTATTAGCTTTTTTGTAATTGCACCTAAATATACAGCAAATACAAAGGTGTTTATAGGAAAGGAAAATACTAAAGATCAGACTTACAATAGTAATGATGTTCAAATGTATCAAAAATTATTAAAAACATATGCAGAAATGATATTGACTAATGATTTGGTTAATAAAGCAATTGTAACAAATAATTTAAATATAACGTCAGAAGCGGTAATTAAAAGTTTAACAGTTACTCCAAGAGCTGATACTCAAATTTTAGAAATTGAATATATTAATACAGACAAAGCATTAGCTAAAGATGTAGTGAATACAATTACAAATGAATTTATAACATCATCTAAAGAACTTATACCAAATGTTAATGTAAAAATAATAGAAAGTGTAAAAATGCCTGAAAAGCCAACTAGTCCTAATAAAAAGATGAATATAGGTATTGCATTTTTGCTTGGTCTTATGATTAGTGTAGGGTTGGCATTTCTATTAGAGTTTATGGATAATACATTTAAAACAAAAGAACAATTACAAGAAATATTAGGAATACCTGTTATTGGTGCAATTCCTGATGATTTGAGCTAA
- a CDS encoding acetyl-CoA carboxylase carboxyltransferase subunit alpha, with protein sequence MDKDFIKINTTPWENVEIARHKDRPNGKYYIDNIFKDFIEFHGDRTFGDDKSIIGGIASFNDINVTVIAITKGSNTIENIERNFGMPNPEGYRKALRLMKQAEKFKRPIICFVDTPGAFPGIGAEERGQGQAIANNLFELSRLKTPIISIITGEGGSGGALALAVADRIFMLEHSVYSILTPEGFASILWKDASRAKEAATVMKITAKDLKGFNIIDDVIKEPRGGAHKNPAKLAEVMKKSILDSLTELREKDLDTLISERYDKFRAMGNFY encoded by the coding sequence ATGGATAAAGACTTTATAAAAATAAATACAACACCATGGGAAAACGTTGAAATTGCAAGGCATAAAGACAGACCTAATGGAAAATATTATATAGACAATATATTTAAAGATTTTATTGAATTTCATGGGGATAGAACTTTTGGAGATGATAAGTCTATAATTGGCGGAATTGCATCATTTAATGATATAAATGTGACAGTTATTGCAATAACAAAAGGTTCAAATACTATTGAAAACATAGAAAGAAATTTTGGGATGCCCAATCCAGAGGGCTATAGAAAAGCACTAAGACTTATGAAGCAAGCTGAAAAATTCAAAAGACCTATAATTTGTTTTGTAGATACGCCAGGAGCATTTCCAGGTATTGGAGCAGAAGAAAGAGGTCAAGGGCAAGCTATAGCAAACAATCTTTTTGAATTAAGTAGATTAAAGACTCCTATAATTTCTATAATTACAGGTGAAGGTGGTAGCGGTGGAGCATTAGCATTAGCTGTAGCTGATAGAATTTTTATGTTAGAGCATTCTGTATATTCTATTCTTACACCAGAAGGATTTGCTTCGATATTATGGAAAGATGCGTCTAGAGCTAAAGAAGCAGCAACAGTTATGAAAATTACTGCCAAAGATTTAAAGGGTTTTAACATAATTGATGATGTGATAAAGGAACCTAGAGGTGGAGCTCATAAAAATCCAGCTAAACTTGCAGAAGTTATGAAAAAAAGTATCTTAGATTCCTTAACAGAATTAAGAGAAAAAGATTTAGATACATTGATTAGCGAAAGATATGATAAATTTAGAGCGATGGGAAATTTTTATTAA
- a CDS encoding CpsD/CapB family tyrosine-protein kinase, which yields MFGSRKMERAVKVQQYNGFIVEKKPKSIASEAYRTLRTNIQYSSFDKQIKTIVVTSAEAAEGKSTVAGNLALCFAQNEKKVIIVDCDLRKPSVHKNFQMSNLIGLSEVLIGKERLEEAIQRRNENLDVLPSGKIPPNPSEMLSSSAMTTLIEELKEKYDIIILDSAPLKAVTDAQILSTKTDGTILVIRAARTNKESVIEAKNLLTKVGANIIGTVLHAIENTRGKYYYYYGSDDNREKDEK from the coding sequence ATGTTTGGATCAAGAAAAATGGAAAGAGCAGTTAAAGTGCAGCAATATAACGGTTTCATAGTTGAGAAAAAACCAAAATCAATAGCATCAGAGGCGTATAGAACTTTAAGAACTAATATACAATATTCATCATTTGATAAGCAAATAAAAACAATAGTAGTTACAAGTGCAGAAGCAGCAGAAGGAAAATCTACAGTAGCAGGAAATCTTGCTTTATGTTTTGCTCAAAATGAAAAAAAGGTTATAATAGTGGATTGTGATTTAAGGAAACCTTCAGTGCATAAGAATTTTCAAATGTCTAATTTAATAGGACTTTCAGAAGTGCTTATAGGGAAAGAACGTTTAGAAGAAGCAATACAAAGACGTAATGAAAACCTAGATGTATTGCCATCAGGCAAAATTCCACCCAATCCATCAGAAATGTTATCATCAAGTGCAATGACTACATTAATAGAAGAATTAAAAGAAAAGTATGACATAATTATTTTAGATAGTGCTCCACTTAAGGCAGTTACAGATGCTCAAATTCTTTCTACAAAAACAGATGGAACTATACTTGTTATAAGAGCTGCAAGAACTAATAAAGAATCAGTAATTGAAGCTAAGAATCTTTTGACTAAAGTAGGAGCAAATATAATAGGTACTGTTTTACATGCAATTGAAAATACTAGAGGAAAGTATTACTATTATTATGGAAGTGATGATAATAGAGAGAAAGATGAAAAATAA